A window of Fragaria vesca subsp. vesca linkage group LG7, FraVesHawaii_1.0, whole genome shotgun sequence contains these coding sequences:
- the LOC101292446 gene encoding uncharacterized protein LOC101292446 isoform 1, protein MRTAAARLGLGLAAPSAKQKISLRRSSTTLAAATADVSNRKHMKSESEMELELNKGKSLYLCFNEFSRCGGKRFVNQVVRSIRMGSDDDDDEEEYLREAAYKRFEDGWNFSCRFGSQILFPFSARGCVGGVTHIRSLDTSARPLKYSSRTKLTFSRPKNRPVLGELNRKLYCIDTNPERIEGVDPQARPFEVLDPENDLKWRSLDAPPFIERDTCRFFASFLEGSNKILGWACKQPGGYMGKLPAGEQAWGPPEHPGVFCFDATKPENGWTESSFSLGNTLPSLGYQIRTPIFIQNHHPNLGAFHLLFNYDPIDDPLRVSAFFMSDNCDNFHRLTSTPLKLPDLCYEYNEFREPHSDTICTDFKFVHLGAQKVCLVLNKFFCDGHFQDRNTGKILLITFEYDIIATTVKDYCFKSTVQIQTRLLRTRRFRYHSRKLRKPDDTRTKSFCMTGAFLL, encoded by the coding sequence ATGAGGACAGCGGCGGCAAGATTAGGGTTAGGTTTAGCGGCGCCAAGTGCAAAGCAGAAAATTAGCCTGAGAAGATCCAGTACTACTTTAGCGGCCGCAACAGCAGATGTATCGAATAGGAAGCACATGAAATCGGAATCGGAAATGGAATTGGAATTGAACAAAGGCAAGAGCTTATACTTATGTTTCAATGAGTTTAGTAGATGCGGTGGTAAACGTTTCGTGAATCAAGTTGTTCGCTCGATCAGAATGGGTAGTGATGATGATGATGATGAGGAGGAGTACTTGCGGGAGGCAGCTTATAAGAGGTTCGAGGATGGCTGGAACTTTTCCTGTCGCTTCGGCTCCCAAATTCTTTTCCCTTTCAGCGCGCGTGGTTGTGTTGGTGGTGTTACACATATTAGATCGCTTGATACGTCGGCCCGGCCGCTCAAGTATTCCTCCCGGACGAAACTAACCTTCTCCCGTCCTAAGAATAGGCCAGTGCTGGGGGAGCTCAACCGCAAACTCTACTGTATCGACACCAACCCCGAAAGGATTGAGGGGGTTGATCCTCAAGCTCGCCCTTTTGAGGTTTTAGATCCCGAAAACGACCTCAAGTGGCGGTCTCTGGATGCTCCTCCCTTTATTGAGAGAGACACGTGTCGCTTCTTTGCCTCATTTTTGGAGGGGAGCAACAAAATCTTAGGTTGGGCGTGCAAGCAGCCTGGAGGTTATATGGGTAAGCTGCCTGCTGGAGAACAAGCGTGGGGGCCGCCTGAGCACCCTGGAGTGTTTTGCTTTGATGCAACCAAGCCTGAAAATGGATGGACCGAGTCATCTTTCAGTTTGGGTAACACCCTTCCCTCTCTTGGCTACCAAATTAGGACTCCTATCTTCATCCAAAACCATCATCCCAATCTTGGTGCTTTCCACCTATTGTTTAACTATGATCCTATCGATGACCCTCTCCGTGTATCCGCCTTTTTCATGTCAGACAATTGTGATAATTTTCATCGCCTCACATCCACACCTCTCAAGCTGCCAGATTTGTGTTATGAATATAACGAATTCAGAGAACCACATTCCGACACTATCTGTACTGATTTCAAATTTGTCCATCTCGGAGCTCAAAAAGTCTGCCTTGTTTTGAACAAATTCTTCTGTGATGGTCATTTTCAAGATAGAAACACGGGGAAGATTCTTCTCATAACATTTGAATATGACATTATTGCTACTACTGTCAAGGACTACTGCTTCAAATCAACAGTCCAGATCCAAACCCGATTGCTGAGGACCCGCCGCTTTCGATACCATTCCAGGAAGCTGCGTAAACCAGATGATACACGCACCAAAAGTTTTTGCATGACTGGTGCATTTCTGCTCTAA
- the LOC101292446 gene encoding uncharacterized protein LOC101292446 isoform 2: MGSDDDDDEEEYLREAAYKRFEDGWNFSCRFGSQILFPFSARGCVGGVTHIRSLDTSARPLKYSSRTKLTFSRPKNRPVLGELNRKLYCIDTNPERIEGVDPQARPFEVLDPENDLKWRSLDAPPFIERDTCRFFASFLEGSNKILGWACKQPGGYMGKLPAGEQAWGPPEHPGVFCFDATKPENGWTESSFSLGNTLPSLGYQIRTPIFIQNHHPNLGAFHLLFNYDPIDDPLRVSAFFMSDNCDNFHRLTSTPLKLPDLCYEYNEFREPHSDTICTDFKFVHLGAQKVCLVLNKFFCDGHFQDRNTGKILLITFEYDIIATTVKDYCFKSTVQIQTRLLRTRRFRYHSRKLRKPDDTRTKSFCMTGAFLL; this comes from the coding sequence ATGGGTAGTGATGATGATGATGATGAGGAGGAGTACTTGCGGGAGGCAGCTTATAAGAGGTTCGAGGATGGCTGGAACTTTTCCTGTCGCTTCGGCTCCCAAATTCTTTTCCCTTTCAGCGCGCGTGGTTGTGTTGGTGGTGTTACACATATTAGATCGCTTGATACGTCGGCCCGGCCGCTCAAGTATTCCTCCCGGACGAAACTAACCTTCTCCCGTCCTAAGAATAGGCCAGTGCTGGGGGAGCTCAACCGCAAACTCTACTGTATCGACACCAACCCCGAAAGGATTGAGGGGGTTGATCCTCAAGCTCGCCCTTTTGAGGTTTTAGATCCCGAAAACGACCTCAAGTGGCGGTCTCTGGATGCTCCTCCCTTTATTGAGAGAGACACGTGTCGCTTCTTTGCCTCATTTTTGGAGGGGAGCAACAAAATCTTAGGTTGGGCGTGCAAGCAGCCTGGAGGTTATATGGGTAAGCTGCCTGCTGGAGAACAAGCGTGGGGGCCGCCTGAGCACCCTGGAGTGTTTTGCTTTGATGCAACCAAGCCTGAAAATGGATGGACCGAGTCATCTTTCAGTTTGGGTAACACCCTTCCCTCTCTTGGCTACCAAATTAGGACTCCTATCTTCATCCAAAACCATCATCCCAATCTTGGTGCTTTCCACCTATTGTTTAACTATGATCCTATCGATGACCCTCTCCGTGTATCCGCCTTTTTCATGTCAGACAATTGTGATAATTTTCATCGCCTCACATCCACACCTCTCAAGCTGCCAGATTTGTGTTATGAATATAACGAATTCAGAGAACCACATTCCGACACTATCTGTACTGATTTCAAATTTGTCCATCTCGGAGCTCAAAAAGTCTGCCTTGTTTTGAACAAATTCTTCTGTGATGGTCATTTTCAAGATAGAAACACGGGGAAGATTCTTCTCATAACATTTGAATATGACATTATTGCTACTACTGTCAAGGACTACTGCTTCAAATCAACAGTCCAGATCCAAACCCGATTGCTGAGGACCCGCCGCTTTCGATACCATTCCAGGAAGCTGCGTAAACCAGATGATACACGCACCAAAAGTTTTTGCATGACTGGTGCATTTCTGCTCTAA